One Solea senegalensis isolate Sse05_10M linkage group LG13, IFAPA_SoseM_1, whole genome shotgun sequence DNA segment encodes these proteins:
- the slc8a2a gene encoding sodium/calcium exchanger 2a, with amino-acid sequence MGSLPAHLPQLLLLLLASLLLLSHPCTSYRVQLIERASGLEQPQLTGNSTEPVKKKCAGTVVCKPGVLLPVWLPLNPPLGEQVGRAIIYFVCLMYIFLGVSIIADRFMASIEVITSQEREVTITKPNGEKTVRSVRIWNETVSNLTLMALGSSAPEILLSVIEVCGHNFSAGELGPSTIVGSAAFNMFVIIGYCVSVIPDGEVRKIKHLRVFFITSFWSIFAYIWLYLILAVISPGVVQVWEAIVTLLFFPVCVLLAWIADRRLLFYKYMHKRYRADKRHGIVVEMEGDLEPKGIDMIMDGKPGNSSCATVSVQTGNDLGQNKDEVVRILKDLKEKHPDKDLDQLIEMANYSALVHKKKSRAFYRVQVTRMMIGAGNILRKHAAEHARRTGAQHADKATCSHICFENAQYQCTENCGSLSLGVVLDGGTGQNTFYVDYCTENGSANAGADYEFTEGTLVFKPGETRKEIKVTILDDDIFEEDEHFFVRLQKLRTEEGGSEGTGNPPLGRLVEPMTATITILDDDHAGIFTFGQQVLRVSESSGLLTVTVVRNSGSRGTVAVPYRTQDGSAKAGVDYEEKIGELEFINEQTSQTLQVRIINVTEYEKQENFFIVLEDPKWLKRGISGNPSPEEEEARRISEMGKPILGEHSRLEVIIEESCEFKETVDKLIKDTDMAGVIGTHSWKEQFIEAVTVSAGDGDEEEGQEQRMPNCCDYFMHIVCIFWKILFAFVPPTGYWNGWACFIVSISVIGFLTAIIGDLASHFGCTVGLRDAVTAVVFVALGTSLPDTFASKVAATQDQYADASVGNVTGSNAVNVFLGIGVAWSVAAVYWEVKGEVFHVEPGSLAFSVTLFTIFAFFTVGVLMVRRRPSVGGELGGPKVPKVVTSLLLFGLWFLYILFSSLEVYCHIPGF; translated from the exons ATGGGATCCCTCCCAGCTCACCTtccccagctcctcctcctcctcctcgcctccCTGCTCCTCCTTTCCCACCCCTGCACTTCCTACAGGGTACAGCTTATCGAGCGAGCCTCTGGCCTCGAGCAGCCGCAGCTCACGGGCAACTCCACAGAGCCCGTGAAGAAGAAATGTGCGGGCACCGTGGTGTGTAAGCCTGGTGTCCTGCTGCCAGTGTGGCTGCCGCTCAACCCTCCACTGGGGGAGCAGGTGGGGAGGGCCATCATCTACTTCGTGTGTCTCATGTACATATTCCTCGGTGTGTCGATCATCGCAGACCGCTTCATGGCATCCATCGAGGTCATCACCTCACAG GAGAGGGAGGTCACCATCACTAAACCCAACGGTGAAAAGACCGTAAGGTCAGTGAGAATCTGGAATGAGACGGTGTCCAACCTCACCCTCATGGCCCTGGGCTCCTCCGCACCTGAGATCCTGCTCTCTGTTATTGAG GTGTGTGGGCACAACTTCAGCGCAGGTGAACTCGGCCCGAGCACCATCGTGGGCAGTGCCGCCTTCAACATGTTTGTGATCATCGGTTATTGTGTGTCGGTGATCCCTGATGGAGAGGtccgcaaaatcaaacacttgcGTGTGTTTTTTATCACGTCCTTCTGGAGTATTTTCGCCTACATCTGGCTCTACCTCATACTGGCTGTCATCTCACCTGGGGTTGTACAG GTGTGGGAGGCCATAGTGACGCTACTTTTCTTTCcggtgtgtgtgctgttggCCTGGATTGCGGACCGCCGCCTTCTCTTCTACAAATACATGCACAAGCGTTACCGCGCGGACAAGCGGCATGGCATCGTGGTGGAGATGGAAGGTGACCTCGAGCCCAAAGGCATCGACATGATCATGGATGGAAAGCCTGGAAACTCGTCCTGTGCGACGGTCTCTGTGCAGACGGGCAATGACCTGGGCCAAAACAAAGATGAG GTGGTTCGCATCCTCAAAGACCTCAAAGAGAAACATCCGGACAAAGACTTGGACCAGCTGATTGAAATGGCCAACTACTCCGCTCTGGTCCATAAGAAGAAGAGCCGCGCCTTCTACCGTGTCCAGGTGACGCGCATGATGATTGGCGCAGGTAACATATTGAGGAAACATGCTGCTGAGCACGCACGCCGCACAGGGGCCCAGCACGCCGACAAGGCCACATGCTCGCATATTTGCTTTGAAAATGCCCAGTACCAGTGCACCGAGAACTGTGGCTCCCTGAGCCTCGGTGTGGTCCTTGACGGGGGCACGGGTCAGAACACTTTCTATGTGGACTACTGCACCGAGAATGGGTCCGCCAATGCTGGGGCAGACTATGAATTCACTGAGGGAACTCTGGTGTTTAAGCCAGGGGAGACCCGCAAGGAGATCAAG GTTACCATCTTGGACGACGACATCTTTGAAGAGGACGAGCATTTCTTTGTGCGTCTTCAGAAGCTGAGAACAGAAGAGGGTGGAAGTGAAGGCACAGGAAATCCGCCCCTGGGCAGACTCGTGGAGCCGATGACTGCCACCATCACCATCTTGGACGACGACCATGCCGGTATCTTTACTTTTGGTCAGCAGGTGCTGCGAGTGAGCGAGAGCTCGGGCTTGCTGACAGTGACGGTGGTGAGGAACTCGGGCTCCAGAGGTACTGTTGCTGTGCCGTACCGCACACAGGATGGCAGTGCCAAGGCCGGGGTGGACTATGAGGAGAAGATAGGGGAGCTGGAATTCATTAATGAACAGACCAG TCAGACCTTACAGGTGCGCATCATAAATGTGACGGAATATGAGAAGCAGGAAAACTTCTTTATTGTGCTCGAGGACCCCAAATGGCTAAAGCGAGGGATCTCTG GAAACCCCAGCCCCGAGGAGGAAGAGGCCAGGAGGATCTCCGAGATGGGCAAACCCATTCTGGGAGAGCACAGCAGGCTAGAGGTCATCATAGAGGAGTCCTGTGAGTTCAAG GAAACTGTGGACAAACTGATAAAGGACACCGACATGGCTGGAGTGATTGGGACTCATTCATGGAAAGAGCAGTTCATTGAAGCAGTCACAGTCAGTGCAG GTGATGGGGATGAAGAGGAGGGACAAGAGCAGCGAATGCCGAACTGCTGTGACTATTTCATGCACATAGTGTGTATTTTTTGGAAGATTTTGTTCGCTTTTGTTCCGCCCACCGGGTACTGGAATGGTTGGGCGTGCTTCATTGTGTCCATCTCTGTCATTGGCTTCCTCACTGCCATTATTGGAGACCTCGCCTCCCATTTTGGCTGCACTGTAGGGCTGCGAGATGCTGTCACTGCAGTTGTCTTTGTGGCACTGGGAACTTCACTCCCTG ATACCTTTGCCAGTAAAGTGGCTGCCACTCAAGATCAGTATGCAGATGCATCTGTGGGGAATGTGACAGGAAGTAATGCAGTTAATGTGTTTCTGGGCATTGGAGTGGCCTGGTCCGTGGCTGCTGTATACTGGGAAGTCAAAGGTGAGGTCTTCCACGTGGAACCTGGCTCGCTGGCCTTCTCCGTCACACTCTTCaccatttttgcctttttcacTGTGGGAGTGCTGATGGTACGCCGGAGGCCGTCTGTAGGAGGTGAACTGGGAGGCCCAAAAGTTCCCAAAGTCGTCACTTCACTGCTTTTATTTGGACTTTGGTTTCTCTATATCCTTTTCTCCAGCTTGGAGGTCTACTGCCATATACCAGGCTTCTAA